From the Theobroma cacao cultivar B97-61/B2 chromosome 2, Criollo_cocoa_genome_V2, whole genome shotgun sequence genome, one window contains:
- the LOC18609028 gene encoding probable signal peptidase complex subunit 1: MDWQGQKVAEQTMQIMLLVFAVIAFITGYVLGSFQMMILIYAGGVTLTTLITVPNWPFFNCHPLSWLDPSEAEKHPKPQVAVSSKKKATKK; the protein is encoded by the coding sequence ATGGATTGGCAAGGGCAAAAAGTAGCGGAGCAGACAATGCAAATAATGCTGTTGGTGTTTGCGGTGATTGCATTCATTACAGGTTATGTATTGGGATCGTTTCAGATGATGATCCTCATATATGCTGGTGGTGTGACTCTCACCACATTGATTACTGTTCCAAATTGGCCTTTCTTCAACTGCCACCCACTCAGTTGGTTGGATCCCAGTGAAGCTGAGAAGCATCCCAAGCCACAGGTGGCTGTGAGTTCAAAGAAGAAAGCCACCAAGAAGTAG
- the LOC18609029 gene encoding putative ribosome biogenesis GTPase RsgA isoform X1, protein MPITSFSLFRNRAPAISTSFLRHLSPNAIRHLAVFAAKQNVSKKPQPNKNLLKAKHTFKDYSSLTHVLSPNETPSLSESQAIGTVAAAQANFMRVIVQREQEPSNNSGKEDSSTKIGLELLCVVKEVLKKIKRRVLVGDKVVVGTIDWVARRGVIENVFQRTSEILDPPVANVDHLLVLFSMEQPMIEPFMLTRFLVEAESTGIPLTLALNKLELVDEEALVAWKNRLQSWGYEPLFCSVETKHGLDSLAFYLRDQTTVIVGPSGVGKSSLINVLRSYLRASDALEGDNWFDPILGSKWFEDQRVGEVSTRSGRGKHTTRHVSLLPLSGGGYLADTPGFNQPSLMKVTKQSLAQAFPEVFCLLTIQKMLKDSEPAKCSFNDCLHLGEPGCIVKSDWERYSYYFQLLDEIRIREEFQLRTFGTKREGDVRYKVGDMGVKQAEPRLEPKKYRRQSRKRINQSILEELDELDDDDSLDLENDPIVRAIKNENQ, encoded by the exons ATGCCCATCACTTCATTTTCTCTGTTTCGCAACCGAGCACCCGCCATAAGCACCAGTTTCCTCCGTCACTTATCGCCCAACGCAATTCGCCACCTCGCTGTCTTTGCTGCCAAACAAAACGTATCCAAGAAACCCCAACCGAACAAGAATCTCCTTAAAGCCAAACACACCTTCAAAGACTACTCCTCCCTCACCCACGTCCTTTCGCCTAATGAAACCCCTTCCCTCTCCGAATCGCAAGCAATCGGCACCGTCGCCGCCGCCCAAGCCAACTTCATGCGCGTCATCGTCCAACGGGAACAAGAACCTTCTAACAACTCCGGTAAAGAGGATTCCAGCACTAAAATCGGGTTGGAGTTACTCTGTGTGGTGAAGgaggttttaaagaaaataaagaggaGGGTTCTGGTAGGGGACAAGGTCGTGGTGGGAACTATTGATTGGGTGGCCCGCCGTGGCGTGATCGAGAATGTGTTTCAACGGACCTCCGAGATCTTGGACCCACCAGTCGCCAATGTCGATCATTTGCTCGTGCTTTTCTCGATGGAACAGCCCATGATCGAGCCCTTTATGCTTACAAGATTCTTAGTGGAAGCTGAGTCCACTGGAATTCCCCTCACGCTTGCTTTGAACAAATTGGAACTCGTTGATGAAGAG GCACTTGTTGCATGGAAGAATAGGTTGCAAAGCTGGGGTTATGAACCGCTTTTTTGCAGCGTTGAGACCAAACATGGCCTTGATTCTCTTGCGTTTTACTTGCGGGATCAAACAACTGTCATCGTGGGTCCAAGTGGGGTTGGGAAATCAAGCCTTATTAATGTTCTGAGAAGTTATCTCCGTGCTTCTGATGCCCTTGAAGGAGATAATTGGTTTGATCCT attttGGGCAGCAAGTGGTTTGAAGATCAGAGGGTTGGGGAGGTTTCAACAAGAAGTGGCAGAGGAAAACATACTACTAGACATGTTTCTTTGCTTCCATTATCAGGAGGAGGCTATCTCGCTGATACTCCTGGGTTTAACCAACCTAGTTTGATGAAAGTGACAAAGCAGTCTCTTGCCCAAGCTTTTCCTGAGGTCTTTTGCCTGCTGACT ATACAGAAAATGCTAAAAGACAGTGAACCCGCAAAATGCTCATTCAATGATTGCTTACATCTCGGTGAACCAGGGTGCATTGTGAAAAGTGATTGGGAAAGGTATTCGTactattttcaacttcttgATGAGATCAGAATCAGAGAAGAATTTCAGTTGAGGACATTTGGTACCAAGAGAGAGGGTGATGTTAG ATACAAGGTGGGAGATATGGGCGTTAAGCAAGCTGAACCTCGACTGGAACCAAAGAAATATAGGAGACAATCACGGAAACGGATTAACCAGTCAATATTAGAAGAATTAGATGAACTTGATGATGACGATAGCTTAGACTTGGAAAATGACCCAATTGTAAGAGCAATAAAGAATGAAAACCAATAG
- the LOC18609029 gene encoding putative ribosome biogenesis GTPase RsgA isoform X2, whose protein sequence is MPITSFSLFRNRAPAISTSFLRHLSPNAIRHLAVFAAKQNVSKKPQPNKNLLKAKHTFKDYSSLTHVLSPNETPSLSESQAIGTVAAAQANFMRVIVQREQEPSNNSGKEDSSTKIGLELLCVVKEVLKKIKRRVLVGDKVVVGTIDWVARRGVIENVFQRTSEILDPPVANVDHLLVLFSMEQPMIEPFMLTRFLVEAESTGIPLTLALNKLELVDEEALVAWKNRLQSWGYEPLFCSVETKHGLDSLAFYLRDQTTVIVGPSGVGKSSLINVLRSYLRASDALEGDNWFDPILGSKWFEDQRVGEVSTRSGRGKHTTRHVSLLPLSGGGYLADTPGFNQPSLMKVTKQSLAQAFPEIQKMLKDSEPAKCSFNDCLHLGEPGCIVKSDWERYSYYFQLLDEIRIREEFQLRTFGTKREGDVRYKVGDMGVKQAEPRLEPKKYRRQSRKRINQSILEELDELDDDDSLDLENDPIVRAIKNENQ, encoded by the exons ATGCCCATCACTTCATTTTCTCTGTTTCGCAACCGAGCACCCGCCATAAGCACCAGTTTCCTCCGTCACTTATCGCCCAACGCAATTCGCCACCTCGCTGTCTTTGCTGCCAAACAAAACGTATCCAAGAAACCCCAACCGAACAAGAATCTCCTTAAAGCCAAACACACCTTCAAAGACTACTCCTCCCTCACCCACGTCCTTTCGCCTAATGAAACCCCTTCCCTCTCCGAATCGCAAGCAATCGGCACCGTCGCCGCCGCCCAAGCCAACTTCATGCGCGTCATCGTCCAACGGGAACAAGAACCTTCTAACAACTCCGGTAAAGAGGATTCCAGCACTAAAATCGGGTTGGAGTTACTCTGTGTGGTGAAGgaggttttaaagaaaataaagaggaGGGTTCTGGTAGGGGACAAGGTCGTGGTGGGAACTATTGATTGGGTGGCCCGCCGTGGCGTGATCGAGAATGTGTTTCAACGGACCTCCGAGATCTTGGACCCACCAGTCGCCAATGTCGATCATTTGCTCGTGCTTTTCTCGATGGAACAGCCCATGATCGAGCCCTTTATGCTTACAAGATTCTTAGTGGAAGCTGAGTCCACTGGAATTCCCCTCACGCTTGCTTTGAACAAATTGGAACTCGTTGATGAAGAG GCACTTGTTGCATGGAAGAATAGGTTGCAAAGCTGGGGTTATGAACCGCTTTTTTGCAGCGTTGAGACCAAACATGGCCTTGATTCTCTTGCGTTTTACTTGCGGGATCAAACAACTGTCATCGTGGGTCCAAGTGGGGTTGGGAAATCAAGCCTTATTAATGTTCTGAGAAGTTATCTCCGTGCTTCTGATGCCCTTGAAGGAGATAATTGGTTTGATCCT attttGGGCAGCAAGTGGTTTGAAGATCAGAGGGTTGGGGAGGTTTCAACAAGAAGTGGCAGAGGAAAACATACTACTAGACATGTTTCTTTGCTTCCATTATCAGGAGGAGGCTATCTCGCTGATACTCCTGGGTTTAACCAACCTAGTTTGATGAAAGTGACAAAGCAGTCTCTTGCCCAAGCTTTTCCTGAG ATACAGAAAATGCTAAAAGACAGTGAACCCGCAAAATGCTCATTCAATGATTGCTTACATCTCGGTGAACCAGGGTGCATTGTGAAAAGTGATTGGGAAAGGTATTCGTactattttcaacttcttgATGAGATCAGAATCAGAGAAGAATTTCAGTTGAGGACATTTGGTACCAAGAGAGAGGGTGATGTTAG ATACAAGGTGGGAGATATGGGCGTTAAGCAAGCTGAACCTCGACTGGAACCAAAGAAATATAGGAGACAATCACGGAAACGGATTAACCAGTCAATATTAGAAGAATTAGATGAACTTGATGATGACGATAGCTTAGACTTGGAAAATGACCCAATTGTAAGAGCAATAAAGAATGAAAACCAATAG
- the LOC18609027 gene encoding 60S ribosomal protein L17-2, producing the protein MVKYSREPDNPTKSCKARGSDLRVHFKNTRETAFAIRKLPLGKAKRYLEDVMAHKQAIPFRRFCGGVGRTAQAKNRHSNGQGRWPVKSAKFILDLLKNAESNAEVKGLDVDALYISHIQVNQAQKQRRRTYRAHGRINPYMSSPCHIELILSEKEEPVKKEPETQLAASKSKKSQALRSGVSS; encoded by the exons ATG GTGAAGTATTCAAGGGAACCCGATAATCCCACCAAGT CCTGCAAGGCAAGGGGCTCTGATCTTCGGGTTCATTTCAAG AACACAAGGGAGACAGCCTTTGCCATAAGAAAGTTGCCTTTGGGTAAGGCTAAGAGGTATTTGGAGGATGTTATGGCCCACAAGCAGGCCATACCCTTCCGACGCTTCTGTGGTGGTGTTGGGCGTACAGCTCAGGCAAAGAACAGGCATTCTAATGGACAAGGTCGCTGGCCTGTAAAATCTGCCAAGTTCATTCTAGACTTGCTGAAAAATGCTGAGAGTAATGCTGAG GTTAAGGGTTTAGATGTCGATGCACTCTATATTTCTCACATCCAAGTAAACCAGGCTCAGAAACAGAGGCGTCGTACCTACCGTGCTCATGGAAGAATCAACC CATACATGTCTTCTCCTTGCCacattgaattgattttgtctGAGAAGGAAGAACCTGTCAAGAAAGAG cCTGAGACTCAATTGGCTGCCAGCAAGTCTAAGAAGTCCCAAGCTCTGCGCAGTGGTGTTTCCTCTTGA
- the LOC18609026 gene encoding uncharacterized protein LOC18609026, producing the protein MGFIMEFAENLVLRLMEDPKERDKKFREHLYSVKERCNKTKEMWSYPLRPYGFWTFERHNAQLRWDAQISQVPGRRDPYDDLLENSFDTSTK; encoded by the coding sequence ATGGGGTTCATAATGGAGTTTGCCGAGAATTTGGTTTTGAGGTTGATGGAGGACCCAAAGGAGAGGGACAAAAAATTTAGGGAGCATTTATATTCAGTCAAGGAACGATGCAACAAAACCAAGGAGATGTGGAGTTACCCCCTGCGACCTTATGGATTTTGGACTTTTGAGCGCCACAATGCCCAACTCCGCTGGGATGCTCAGATTAGCCAGGTGCCGGGTCGCAGGGACCCCTATGATGACCTTCTTGAAAACAGCTTTGATacctccaccaaatga